The genomic stretch GCCCACGGCACCTCGGCGACGGCGTCCGGGCGGGCCAGGTCGAGCGGGTTGGCGACCGTCACGGTGACGGCGGACTGGGCGAGCGCGCCGGGCGCGGCGAGCGCCAGCAGGGCGAGAAGGAGCGTGCGCATCGGGCTAGCGGAGCGGGAGGCCGAGCATCTCAAACTCGATGCTCGCCAGAATGAATGGGCCGACGACCTTGGGGTCGTCCGCGACGACGGGCTCGGAGAGGTAGTACTCGACCGTTCCGTCGCGGTCGTTGTCGCCGCCGAGCCCGGCCACGCTGACCACCTGGGTCACGCTCGGCAGCCCGTCGTCGCCCATCCGGACGAACTCGTGGACGAGGCCGCGGTAGGCGCGCACGCCCGGGGCGAGGAACGTCGAGCGCGGCAGCCAACCCTTCCGCACGCCCTTCAGCAGCGCGTAGGTGAACATGGCCGAGGCCGAGGACTCCAGGTAGTTGCCCTCCCGCGTCGGCAGGTCGAGGACCTGGTACCAGACGCCCGTCACCGGGTCCTGCACGCCGACGACCGCCTCGGCGTACTGCTGGAAGAGGCGGACGAGCGCCTCGTGGTCTCGGTGATCCTCCGGGAAGTAGTCGAGTACGTCCACGAGCGCCATGGCGTACCAGCCCATCGCGCGGCCCCAGAAGTTTTGGGAGAGGCCCGAGACGGGGTCGGCCCAGACCTGCTCCTTCGCCTCGTCCCAGCCGTGGTAGTACAGGCCCGTCGCGGGGTCCCGCATGTAGCGCGCCGCGAGGAGGTACTGCCGCGCGATGTGGTCGAGCGCCTCCTCCCGGTCCGCCTCGTCGCCCCACTCGATCGCGTAGCGCGCCGCGAAAGGCTCGGCCATGTAGAGGCCGTCCAGCCACATCTGGTACGGGTAGCGCTGCTTGTGCCAGTAGCCGCCCTCGCTGGTCGTCGGCTGGTCCTGGAGCTGGCTCCAGAGCAGGTCGGCGGCGGCGCGGTAGCGCGGGTCGTCCGTCTCCGCGTCGGCGAGGAAGAGCAACTTACCCGTGTTGATGTTGTCCAGGTTGTAGTCCTCCAGCGGGTAGGTCCGGATGGAGCCGTCGGGCTGGATGTACTCGTTGAGGTTGCGCCGGATGTAGTCGAAGTAGCGATCGTTGCCGCTCTCCGCCCACAGCTCCTCGATGCCGCGCAAGACCGTCCCGGTCTCGTAGTCCCACCGCTCGCGGACGATGGGGCGGCGCTGCATCACGGCATCGGCCATGCGGACCGACCACGGCCGGCCGGTCTGCGGCGGCGGGCCGTCCTGGGGCACCTGGGCCTCTGGGACGGCGGAGCACCCTGCGAGGACGAGGACGAGGACGAGAGAGCGGAGGGGACGCATGGCGGGGTCAGTCGTGGGTGAGTCGGTGTGCGGGCAGGGGCTCGCGCTCGAAGCCGGGGCCGGCCCAGGTCAGCGAGGGGTCGCGCTCGGGGTGCTCGTGCAGGCTGCGGACGCCGATCCGGTGGAGACCCGCCCGGAGCGCGAGCCGCGCCGGGCGCTCGCCGGACGGCATCCCGGGCGAGACCGGCACGCCGTCGATGAGCAAGCGTGACCGGGGGTGGTCGGAAAACCAGAACGTGTAGAGGCCGTCGGCAGGGACCTCCAGCCAGCCGTCGAGCAGGACGGCGTGCCCGGCGTCCGGCCGGGCCAGCACGGCCTGCACGTCCGACTCGATGCCGCGCCCGGCGGGGTCGAGGTCCTCTGGCTGGACGCCCTCGTCCCAGTCCTCGGCGAGGTAGACAGTCGCCGCCAGCCCGGCCCGACGCTCGCTCGAGGCGGACGCCGCCGGCTGCCAGTCGAGACGCGGGTAGAGGGCGACGGCGGAGGTCGTCTCGATCCCGTCGCCCACGATGCGGGCGCGGAGGTGGGTCGTGGCCGTCAGCGTGATCGAGCCGTCGGCGAGCGGAGAAGCGGCCGTCGGCTCCGTCCCGTCGGTGGTGACGCGGACCGGGTGGCCTCCGCCGTCGAGAGAGACGACGAGCGAGTCGGTGAACGGCGTGCCGGGGGCGACGGAGACCGTCGGCGGGGCGACCCAGGGGAACGGCGCGCGCGGATCGGTCTCGTTGAGCCACTCCTCCAGGTTGGTGTAGCCGTCGCCGTCGAGGTCGGCGCGGTGGTCGGAGCCGTCGGCCGGGTCGAGGCCGTGGGCGGTCTCCCAGGCGTCCGGCATCCCGTCCGCGTCGGCGTCGGCCGGCGGCTCGGCCGGGGCGTAGACGGGGTACCCGCCGACGTCGTCCTGGGAGTCGATGAGCGCCCCCTCTCCCCTCTCGATCAGCCCGAGCACGCGCCGGTCCACGGCGTCGCGCACCGGCCGCATCGCGCCGACGTCTGCGATCAGCGCTGCCTTGAGGTCGGCGGCGGGCGTCGGCGTCACGGCCGGGGCGGGGAACGGCACGGCCACGCGGACCGTGCGCGCGATGTCGTCCTGGTTCACCCCGCGCGAGCCACACAGCCCGTCGGCCGGGCCCGCCTCGGCGCCGAGGTGGAGGAAGTCAGCCGAGTAGATCCGCGCATTCGTGCCGCCCACGTTGAAGGCGCATGTCGGCGTGTTCGAGTAGACCAGCGGCTGGGTCACCACGCCGACGTGGTTCATCTCAAGGAAGTCGGCGTAGGTGTAGCCCGGCTGGTCGCCCCACCCCGTGACGAGGTTGTGGCGGAAGTCGAGGCGGACGTCCTTCGGGCGCGGATTGCGGCTCTCGTGGAAGGCGTAGACCGAGTGGTGGATGGTCGCCTCGCCGGTCGCCGTGATCAGCGTGCCGTAGCCATGCGCGCCCTTGTGGTGGACCGACCGGTTGAGGCTCTCGGCGATCAGGCAGTGCTGCACCGTCACGGCCGTCGCGCGGCCGACGATGCTCAACGTCTCGTCCGTCGCCCAGCTCACCGAGCAGTGGTCGATGATGGCCGGCCCGTTCCGCACGTTGATGGCGTCCTGCTCCTCGTTCGCGGTGTCGCCCGGCCGCACGCGGAGGTGGCGCAGGATCACCTCGGGCGCGTTCACCTCGATCCCGTGGCCCGTGAGCACGACGCCGTCGCCGGGAGCCGACTGCCCGGCGACGGTCAGAAACCCGTTCCGGATGTCCAGCGAGCGGACCAGCTCGATGGCGCCCGCGACCCGGAAGACGACCGTCCGCGGCCCCTCCGCCTCGACGGCCGCACGGAACGACCCCGCGATGGGCTCCTCCCCCTCGCCGTAGTCGGCCAGCGTGGTGACGAGCGCCACCTCCCCCCCGCGTCCGCCGACCGTCCACATCCCGTAGCCCTCCGCGCCGGGGAACGCGGGAATCGGCTGCGCGGCGGCGGTCGACGCCCACGCGGCGAGCAGGAGCGAGCCCAGCAGAACCACTGTCCACCCAAGCCCTTCGAGGACCGTCCGCGGCGAGTCGAGGGGGGAGGACTTCATCACTCGCCGGCCCGTCCGTTGACCGCGACGCCATCCCCGACGACCGCCGAGGCGTCGTCCCCCAGGTTGTAGGTGTCGCGGACCAGGCCGACGGCCAGCGCGTGGATCATGCGGTGCGCGTCCGCCTCATCGACGCGGTGCTCCGCGACCAGTCCGGCCAGGAAGTCAGCGTCGACGCGGCGCGAGAGGTCGTGGCGGGCGGGGATCGACAGGAAGGCCCGCGTGTCGTCGTTGAAGCCGACCGTGTTGTAGATCCCCGCCGTCTCGGTGGTCTGGGTGCGGTAGCGCCGCATCCCCTCGATGGAGTCGTGGAACCACCACGCGGGGCCGAGGCGCATCGCGGGGTAGTGCCCCGCCAGCGGCGCCAGTTCGCGGGCGTACGCCGTCTCGTCGAGCGTGAACACGACGAGTGTCAGCCGGGGGTCGCTGCCGTAGGCGTTGAGCAGTTCCCGCAGGTTGTGCGTGTACTCGGTCGCCACCGGGATGTCGCCGCCCATGTCCCGCCCGAAGCGCTCGAACACCTCGGCGTTGTGGTCGCGGAGCGCGCCCGGGTGGAGTTGCATCACGAGGCCGTCCTCGGTGCTCATCCGGGCCATCTCCATCAGCATGTGCGCCTCGAAG from Rubrivirga sp. SAORIC476 encodes the following:
- a CDS encoding chitobiase/beta-hexosaminidase C-terminal domain-containing protein produces the protein MKSSPLDSPRTVLEGLGWTVVLLGSLLLAAWASTAAAQPIPAFPGAEGYGMWTVGGRGGEVALVTTLADYGEGEEPIAGSFRAAVEAEGPRTVVFRVAGAIELVRSLDIRNGFLTVAGQSAPGDGVVLTGHGIEVNAPEVILRHLRVRPGDTANEEQDAINVRNGPAIIDHCSVSWATDETLSIVGRATAVTVQHCLIAESLNRSVHHKGAHGYGTLITATGEATIHHSVYAFHESRNPRPKDVRLDFRHNLVTGWGDQPGYTYADFLEMNHVGVVTQPLVYSNTPTCAFNVGGTNARIYSADFLHLGAEAGPADGLCGSRGVNQDDIARTVRVAVPFPAPAVTPTPAADLKAALIADVGAMRPVRDAVDRRVLGLIERGEGALIDSQDDVGGYPVYAPAEPPADADADGMPDAWETAHGLDPADGSDHRADLDGDGYTNLEEWLNETDPRAPFPWVAPPTVSVAPGTPFTDSLVVSLDGGGHPVRVTTDGTEPTAASPLADGSITLTATTHLRARIVGDGIETTSAVALYPRLDWQPAASASSERRAGLAATVYLAEDWDEGVQPEDLDPAGRGIESDVQAVLARPDAGHAVLLDGWLEVPADGLYTFWFSDHPRSRLLIDGVPVSPGMPSGERPARLALRAGLHRIGVRSLHEHPERDPSLTWAGPGFEREPLPAHRLTHD
- a CDS encoding glycoside hydrolase family 105 protein yields the protein MRPLRSLVLVLVLAGCSAVPEAQVPQDGPPPQTGRPWSVRMADAVMQRRPIVRERWDYETGTVLRGIEELWAESGNDRYFDYIRRNLNEYIQPDGSIRTYPLEDYNLDNINTGKLLFLADAETDDPRYRAAADLLWSQLQDQPTTSEGGYWHKQRYPYQMWLDGLYMAEPFAARYAIEWGDEADREEALDHIARQYLLAARYMRDPATGLYYHGWDEAKEQVWADPVSGLSQNFWGRAMGWYAMALVDVLDYFPEDHRDHEALVRLFQQYAEAVVGVQDPVTGVWYQVLDLPTREGNYLESSASAMFTYALLKGVRKGWLPRSTFLAPGVRAYRGLVHEFVRMGDDGLPSVTQVVSVAGLGGDNDRDGTVEYYLSEPVVADDPKVVGPFILASIEFEMLGLPLR